Proteins encoded together in one Pirellulales bacterium window:
- a CDS encoding SOS response-associated peptidase produces the protein MCGRFTLRERLNRLLDAYGATVQQTLEDIPLFNICPTNNIFVIRQTDNGRVLSQMQWGFVPSWANDAKFAPINAVSETVATKPMFRSAIKKRRCLVAADGFYEWQKVGGKKVKGDADLP, from the coding sequence ATGTGCGGACGATTTACATTACGCGAACGGCTGAACCGGCTGCTGGACGCTTATGGGGCCACGGTGCAGCAGACGCTAGAAGATATTCCGCTGTTTAATATTTGCCCAACGAATAACATTTTCGTGATACGCCAAACCGACAATGGCCGCGTATTGTCCCAAATGCAGTGGGGCTTCGTACCATCGTGGGCGAACGATGCAAAATTCGCCCCGATTAACGCTGTGAGTGAGACCGTGGCCACCAAGCCCATGTTCCGCTCTGCCATCAAGAAGCGCCGCTGCCTAGTGGCGGCGGACGGCTTCTACGAATGGCAAAAAGTCGGGGGTAAGAAAGTTAAGGGCGACGCTGACTTGCCTTGA